Part of the Vallitalea okinawensis genome, AATCACCTGTTAGTAGGTTATAATCTTCATTTATATCTTCCATATTACCGTTAACATTTATTAATCCTCCTTCTGTTGCACCAATTAAATACCACCCATTATCTTCAAATCGAAATCTGAATCTATAGTACCATTTTTCAGATGATCCTCCAAAAAACTTTAACAGTATAGAACCTCTGTCAATTGAAATACCCTCAAATGGATCTCCAAAAGTTCCACCTTCATTAGATAATAAAATTGCCTTATCAGCTCTTATTGATAACTCATACGTACCGTCAGAATTGCCAAATGCTATTAGCAAATCTCTATCTTGAGCATGATCTTCTATAGCGTTATTTTGAATTACTATAGCTTTGTCATTTATTCCATCCTTATTTAAATCTCCTTCAACCTCTGCTAACTCTCCCATATTGTTTTTCGCAATACTCCAACCTTCAGGAATAAATGATAAAGTGTTCTCTACACTAGAAAGCATCTCAACATTACTTTTACCTTCTATAAGGTTTTCAGTTACTGCGATTTCCTGATGACTCTTGTTACTTGTATCAATATCAACCAAGACCTGCATTTCATCTTGTATTTTCCCATTATCATTTTTTACACCACATCCTGCACTACAGATTATGCAAAAAAGTGTACCTACTAAAAAAATCTTCTTCATTATTACTCATCCCCGCATAGTAGAATTCCTAGAAAACTTTTACACCCCCACGCTCATCCCTAAATAATCTCCTTTTCTATTACACTTTAAGACTTAACCATTTTTCTTTGGTTAATTTATAGAAATGCTTCATAAGGTTTTCACCTTTTTTTTCAAAGAACTCTTCTTTAGTATTGTACAATTCATAACCTACCGATTCTAAGGACTTACAAGAATTTATATTGTCCTTTAAGGCATCAGCTATGAGCATGTCTACACCTAACGTATCAAAAGCATAGTGATACATAAGTTGTCGTGCTTCTTTCATATGTCCTTTTCTCCAGTAATTAGAATGGAGTCTTTGAGAATCTCCAGCTACTAATTCTCCATTATGTACTTCTGGAAAAGACAGCCTCATCATGCCAATGACCTTATTACTTGCTTTTTCTTCAATCATCCATACATTGAGTACCTTTTCATATACTCTTAATAACGCTTCAATTTCATCTACTGTCTTTGGAACAGTGTTGCCAGTCCAATTATGCATCTTTTCATCTAAAGAGACGTCATAATAGTTATACTTATCCTTTTCAATTTCCATAGGACGCAATCGTATGATGTGCCCTTCTAATATAGGTAGTTTTGCCATTTTATCACCTCATATAAGTATAATAATAAACAGGATATCGATTTGATTACAAATCAGCCCATGGATAAACAACAATTATCATTGTTATATGCTGTAAGACTACAGCCCAATAGAATTACATTCACAATCTTTAAAACTAACTAATCCAAGTCATTTTACTATTTATTAACTTCCATTTATTAATTCCAACATAAGATACCGTTGATTTAAAGCCAATAGCCCCTAATCCTGATTTGAATTTAGATCCTTCTAAATAAACGTTAGAGAAAATTATTCTTGAGCTTTCAATTGATAAAAGAACTCCATCAATTGAACTATCTTTATTCACAAGACCTTCAGCCTTCAATTCCTCATAACTTGCTTCAATTACATCCACATTATACTTGTTTTCAAAATAAGTAAAAATTCTAGTCTTATCTTTTAGAGTCATTTCTTTTAATGAATTAGAATCAATCGCTATATATTTCATTTCATGATTAAGTGCTGGGTCAATATCCATTGCAGAGTCTAATGCAATTCGATATATATCCCACATATCTCTGTCAGCCTCAACATAAACATGTGCTGAAAATACTCCTACCAAAAGTATAATACAAGTAAATAATATTAATATAATACCTTTCTTTCTATTCATCTGTGTTCCTCCTAAAAAATAACACTGTCAAATAGTTACTTTAGTCAAAATGATATTTCCTTGTCCATTAATGCTCTTGCAACCAATATACCACTCCAAATACTGAAGAGATATCTTACCGGTCTAGCATTCAATAGTTCTCCTATACTTATATTAATGTTATATATAAAACCATATGGCAAACAGGATATTATTAGCATAATTATGGCTAGTAATAATTTTAATCTGTTTATTTTAAACCCCATCTTTATTATTTGGTTTATTCTGTCATACTCAATTAATAACCCAAATGCAAATAGAATTAGTCCTATAAAAATTATGTTCAGATTCAATTTAACCATATCGTATAGTGATATAGCCTTTTGCATATCTTTATATACAATAGTTATAATAAAAAACAGTATTGCATTAATTCCAATAAAGATCATATTCTTAGCTAATTTGTTTTTCTTCATAGCTTCCCCCATATATCTTAGTCACTTGTTCATTAAAACTCTATAGACCTTATTTATCTTTATAGATATCTGTAAACATCTACAAGCATTAAATTATCACTTGCATTAATAAAATTTTTTAAAATCTGTAGGTGACCTGCTCCATATATTACAAATAACCTATCACAATCTTTACATAATTCTTGTATATTAGAAAAGATTTTTAGATTTCGTTCATACCATTTTGATACATAGAGAGAACCATCATATGAATTATTTGTATTTATATTGTTAGTTTCTAAATATGTAATTTTTTAAGGACCACTCAATACTATTATAATATTTGTATAAATCTAAAATAATATCATTCTGTTTTATCATCTGCCACATTGCTTGTCATAATTTCGAATTACCATTCCTCGGCTTTTAAGCATGCCAAACTTACTATAGAACTCTGTTAAGTCTTCATCGCAGAGTAAATCAACCATATAAAAATCTTCCAATGTCTCTAACATTAGTTTTACTAATTGTGTACCAATCCCTTTTCCTTGGTATTCTGGTAATACTTCTAACAATGGAATGTAAGCGGATAGTACATTATCTGATATGGCAGTTACAAAACCAACTATATCATTCGTTTCATTATCCAATGCTAACCAAATATAAGAGCTATTTTTCAGTACTTCGTAATGTTTTTCAGTGGAAGGAGGGTTAGGCCAATTCACAAAAAATCCTTTTATGTTTTTAGTACTTACACTCTCTATCGAATTAATATAGCTTATCATAACATAAACACCCTTCCAATCTAGTCTATTTATCCTTAAATCAATCTACTCTATAATCCCCCTCTGAATCTTGCGTAAATCTTTTGTTATACAATGGATAATTCGGCAGCCACCTATAAAACACTAAAAAGTAGACAAAATATTAGGCTAAAAAACTTTACAATATTAAACTCAGTCTATATTCAAATCCTATAATTTATAATGATTACTTATAGCTGTAAACGATATATTACCCCTTCCAACTGCATTTCCTCACCACAATCGTAAGGACAGTCTTTCACATATGTAAAACCTAATTTCTTCATCACTTTTTCAGATGCTGCATTTACTTTAGCGCACCCTCCTAAAAGTTCTTTGATACCTAAAAAATCCTTAGCAAATTTTATAGCTTCATTCATGGCTTCGGTAGTATATCCCTGACCCCAATGCTTTTTCCCTAGGTTATATGCCACTTCAAAACTATCTGTTTCATGTTTATAATATATCAGACATGTTCCAATAAGGAGATTTGTTTCCTTTATTACAATAGCCCAACGATACCAATCATCTGAATCTATTCTTTGTAATTCCATTTTGATAAAATTCTTAGTTTTGCTAATGTCATCATGACTTTCCCACATCATATATCTTGCTACATCAGGGTCTGTCTCCCAGCCATGAAATACAGCCTCTAGATCATCTGCTCTGAATGGTCTTAAAATCAATCTATCCGTTTTTAATATTGGTGTCTTCATTTTCATCACTCTCTTTATAAAATTTCATTGACTTATTCATGAAATTCTTTTTGCATTACAACCTGAAGCACAATACACAATAAAAAGCTTCATTTTTGTATATAGCTGTTGTACACATCTATCTCCTTTCAAAACCCAAAAAAGGTCCTCATATTTTAACTATTCTGCTAATAGCTCTTTATCTAATTGTCGTTTTGTACGCTTATAATAGTATTCTTTAAAAATTTATCTGTTTCTTCTGCCCATTTTAAATAGTATTCTTTCTGTGTTGGAAAATGTGATGCACCCTCTAATTCTATATACTCTTTGATTTCTGATCCTAATTTCTCAAATGTCTTTTTTGTATAGTGCTTAGGAGTCATCTCATCTTTACCTGGTTGAAAAACAAGTACGGGCAATTTAAAGTCCTCATGCTTTCTATCTGGTTTACTTTGTAAAATTAGACTAGATGCTCCCCTTAAAGTAATATGAGTACCTGCCTGTGGATCTCTTTTTACTAATTCATTCATTTCCTGTGAATCACTTAATGTATCATATGAAATTAATTTATATGTTTTTAATCTTGCTCTACCAAAAAACAATGAAGCAATTTTGAAAAATGGTATTAATAAATAGGTCAACCCTTTTGTATTGGTTTCTTTTAGCATAAATTCTTTATCACTAAAATCCCATAAGCACCAACAAACTAAAGCATCAATTTCATTATATTGACATGCTGCTGCATACGCTAAAGATCCACCCATACTTGCTCCTCCTAATACAATCTTTCCTTTAAATCTTCTTTTTGCATATTTTATTGAATCTATTAAATTTTCAACATGTGCTTTCCATTCAAAATCTCCCTTGAGTCCTTCATTATATCCATATCCTCGTAAATCAGGTATAACTAGATTATAGCCTTTTTCTCTTAACGGAACAATAAATGGAAGTAATACTCTTGCATAACCAGCAATACCATGCGAAAAAATTATTGTTGTTGCTTCAACATCTCCAGTATCATATATTTCCAGATGAATATTTTTTTCGTTTGATTTTATATAGTCTTCTGTAGCCCAATCATTCCACTTTTCTATTAATTCTTTACCAAACCATCTTATCATGTAATTTTTCCAATACTCTCTTCCCTCAAACATAATAACCCACCTATAAAAAAATTATTATTCTTATCATATCTGTGCAAATAAAACTGACTGATAAAGACTACTTAAATAGCCACTATGTCACCTAACTTAAATGTATTGCTGATATTTATTCTGATCAACTAAGCATTTCACTAAGGGAATGAATGTGCGTAGCGAATGTTAAACCTTATCTTTTAGAAAGGATAATATTTCCTTCAATTAAATCAAATGTTACTAATAAATTGCTTTTCCAAATCTGATCAGAATTTAACTCTATCATAGTCTTATATGGCAACCCCTGAGCTTGTGCAATGTCATGTACTTCTCCTATTTCAGAAAGTTCTAACTCTAGATCCCCAACCTCTATATTAATATTTCTCAGGTTTGGTACATTCCCCCCCATTGCAAAAGTAGAATTAGGGTTATAAAGAAATGAATGATTTTTACCAGTATCTAAATATACAATAACAAGTTCTCCTTTATATTTTGCTTCAAAGAAAAGTAAGTTCTTTTGACTTTCTTCTGTAGATTTATGTAATGGTAAAATGATATACTCTTTCTTATTTAAACTACTATAATCAATTGGATTACCTCGTATACCCATTTGATATCCAGTGTAGTCTAACGTAATAATTCTACCAATAAAATATTCTAGACCAACCAGACCACTAAATTCCTTCGATGAACTCATCTGCCAATCTACAATTGCAGTCTCAATATTTTTATATGATTCACCAAAAATCTTTAACTCCTTTAATAATACTTGCTTAGACCAACCTCTATGTGAACCATCTCTATTAAGTTGTTGCACTTTACCTATTAATTCATAATCAAGGCTATCTTCTACTACATTTGTTAAGGCTATTCCACTACCACAACCAGTATCAAATAATAAACGATACTCTTTATTATTTAATGCAACTGGTATTTCTGGGCAACCTCTATCTCCTTTAAAATTAAATGTAAGACTATGTATTTGATCATCAGTATACCCTAACTCAGAAATCCAACTGTTATCTACAATCTTATCTTTAAAGTTCATGCTTATAACAAATACACCTAAAATGATTAAACCAAGTAATAAAATAATAGGATACTTCTTTATTCTCAACTTATCATACCTCCCGCTTATGAATCACATATATATTGCAAAGATCAAACCTTCTTACTCCTTAGCCTAAAAGAAGGTGCTCATACCCTGATAAGGGCTTAATACCTCATTTCCAGCTCATTTAGATTAATAATATATAGACCCTCAATATTCCTAGAGGCTATATATAAATTGTCATCATTAATCACATTCCTACCAGATAGCTTCAATGGTACTTCAATTCTATGCTCTAGCTCAAATGTATTCTTATTCCAAAAACATAATTCACTCATTGGATAACATATTGTTATAAACCAATGTTTATACACATCAATGCAATCAAACATTCGTTTATGAGCATTTCGCTTCTTAAATATAACATCACCATTGACAAGCGCGATTTTATGAATAGTTTTGTCTTGCCCAGCAGTATAAAGGTAGTTATCTTTCAAACATATACTCCCAATATTTTGCCTACTTAATTTCAACTCACTCTCCATATTCATGGATTCTTTATCTATATGTAGAATTTGACCATCAACGCTACTTCCAATCAACTTATCACCTGCTACACGTATATCCCATATACTACCTGAATCGTATTCGGTAGTTGATTCGATATTATAAGTGTTTAAATTAATCTTCTTAATCTGGCCATTTCTTATGCACGCATATATATAATCCTCATCAATTTCCATACCGCAAATATCGCTCTTTAAATCTGTACCTAATTGTAGTATCGCAAGCAATGAAAAATCATTTCGATTCAATATATACAATGTGTAAAAATCACGAATGAATAATCGTGTCTCATCTGCAATCATGTCCCTTGCGAATCCTTCCTTCTCAAATACTATGCTTGATTTAACGACTTGTTGAGAAGTCTTATCTACTCTTACAATTTTGTCTTTGATAATGCAATCAATGAATTGACTCCCTATAACAAATCCTGTAACAATACCATCGAGTTCTAAATGATTCATAATATACCTCCAAAATTCCTCCTAAATGCTAGTAAAGAGTTTCATATTTTCAAATAACGTTCATATGTTTGTGACATCATTTAAGGTCTGCTCATAATCGTAACCCTCCGAGCGCCTAATGCAGGCTTGTGACTTGGTTAATGAATCGATAAGGGTGAGCTTGACCCAAAAGGAATACTCACGAACCCCTTGCAAAAACAATTTGATAAGTGATGGATTTGCAAAGACATTTAAATCTATTAGCTATTATAAAATAAGAGCT contains:
- a CDS encoding GNAT family N-acetyltransferase, which encodes MAKLPILEGHIIRLRPMEIEKDKYNYYDVSLDEKMHNWTGNTVPKTVDEIEALLRVYEKVLNVWMIEEKASNKVIGMMRLSFPEVHNGELVAGDSQRLHSNYWRKGHMKEARQLMYHYAFDTLGVDMLIADALKDNINSCKSLESVGYELYNTKEEFFEKKGENLMKHFYKLTKEKWLSLKV
- a CDS encoding peptide ABC transporter substrate-binding protein; protein product: MNRKKGIILILFTCIILLVGVFSAHVYVEADRDMWDIYRIALDSAMDIDPALNHEMKYIAIDSNSLKEMTLKDKTRIFTYFENKYNVDVIEASYEELKAEGLVNKDSSIDGVLLSIESSRIIFSNVYLEGSKFKSGLGAIGFKSTVSYVGINKWKLINSKMTWIS
- a CDS encoding DUF5694 domain-containing protein gives rise to the protein MTYLETNNINTNNSYDGSLYVSKWYERNLKIFSNIQELCKDCDRLFVIYGAGHLQILKNFINASDNLMLVDVYRYL
- a CDS encoding GNAT family N-acetyltransferase is translated as MISYINSIESVSTKNIKGFFVNWPNPPSTEKHYEVLKNSSYIWLALDNETNDIVGFVTAISDNVLSAYIPLLEVLPEYQGKGIGTQLVKLMLETLEDFYMVDLLCDEDLTEFYSKFGMLKSRGMVIRNYDKQCGR
- a CDS encoding GNAT family N-acetyltransferase — translated: MKTPILKTDRLILRPFRADDLEAVFHGWETDPDVARYMMWESHDDISKTKNFIKMELQRIDSDDWYRWAIVIKETNLLIGTCLIYYKHETDSFEVAYNLGKKHWGQGYTTEAMNEAIKFAKDFLGIKELLGGCAKVNAASEKVMKKLGFTYVKDCPYDCGEEMQLEGVIYRLQL
- a CDS encoding alpha/beta hydrolase yields the protein MFEGREYWKNYMIRWFGKELIEKWNDWATEDYIKSNEKNIHLEIYDTGDVEATTIIFSHGIAGYARVLLPFIVPLREKGYNLVIPDLRGYGYNEGLKGDFEWKAHVENLIDSIKYAKRRFKGKIVLGGASMGGSLAYAAACQYNEIDALVCWCLWDFSDKEFMLKETNTKGLTYLLIPFFKIASLFFGRARLKTYKLISYDTLSDSQEMNELVKRDPQAGTHITLRGASSLILQSKPDRKHEDFKLPVLVFQPGKDEMTPKHYTKKTFEKLGSEIKEYIELEGASHFPTQKEYYLKWAEETDKFLKNTIISVQNDN
- a CDS encoding pepsin/retropepsin-like aspartic protease family protein produces the protein MRIKKYPIILLLGLIILGVFVISMNFKDKIVDNSWISELGYTDDQIHSLTFNFKGDRGCPEIPVALNNKEYRLLFDTGCGSGIALTNVVEDSLDYELIGKVQQLNRDGSHRGWSKQVLLKELKIFGESYKNIETAIVDWQMSSSKEFSGLVGLEYFIGRIITLDYTGYQMGIRGNPIDYSSLNKKEYIILPLHKSTEESQKNLLFFEAKYKGELVIVYLDTGKNHSFLYNPNSTFAMGGNVPNLRNINIEVGDLELELSEIGEVHDIAQAQGLPYKTMIELNSDQIWKSNLLVTFDLIEGNIILSKR